From Hermetia illucens chromosome 6, iHerIll2.2.curated.20191125, whole genome shotgun sequence, one genomic window encodes:
- the LOC119660001 gene encoding dehydrodolichyl diphosphate synthase complex subunit DHDDS yields the protein MTLIRENEYKWYEKLAFNVIKCGPIPRHIAIIMDGNRRFAKTENIEKIEGHSRGFDKLSECLGWCLELGVKEVTAFAFSIENFKRSPEEVSALMDITKVKFQKLLEEKERLHENGVRIRILGNLALLPEELQQLMSEAMLMTEQNNNLFLNIAFAYTSREEITNAIQTICQEGGNLEEEDITEELVAQCLYTKDIKNPDLLIRTSGESRLSDFLMWQLSSTVLYFPKTFWPAITIWHLLYGIFCYQRSLLSISGYKTAIEQSSVKSQSGMSDRAKIFLHNVDMKRRDRLVRLSSAKHKGD from the exons ATGACCTTGATCCGGGAAAATGAATACAAGTGGTATGAAAAGCTAGCGTTCAATGTAATAAAATGCGGTCCGATCCCGCGGCATATTGCCATCATTATGGATGGCAACCGTCGATTCGCCAAAaccgaaaatattgaaaaaatcgaAGGGCATTCGCGAGGATTCGACAAACTATCGGAATGTCTGGGCTGGTGCTTGGAACTCGGGGTCAAGGAGGTGACGGCATTTGCATTTAGCATAGAAAATTTCAAGCGAAGCCCCGAGGAGGTGTCGGCTCTGATGGACATAACCAAAGTGAAGTTCCAGAAACTGCTTGAGGAGAAAGAACGTTTGCACGAGAATGGGGTTCGAATACGTATCCTGGGCAACTTAGCACTCCTGCCTGAAGAGCTGCAGCAACTTATGTCGGAAGCTATGCTGATGACTGAGCAAAATAACAACTTGTTCCTGAACATCGCTTTCGCGTACACATCGCGGGAAGAGATCACAAACGCGATTCAAACAATCTGCCAGGAAGGGGGTAACCTCGAGGAAGAAGACATCACGGAGGAGCTGGTAGCGCAGTGTCTGTATACCAAAGATATCAAAAATCCGGACTTGCTGATACGAACTTCAGGGGAGAGCCGGCTGAGTGATTTTCTGATGTGGCAG CTTTCTTCGACGGTTCTCTACTTCCCAAAAACTTTCTGGCCGGCAATCACAATTTGGCACCTCCTGTACGGGATATTCTGCTATCAGCGGTCCCTGCTCAGCATTTCAGGCTACAAAACTGCGATCGAGCAATCTTCCGTGAAATCGCAGAGCGGCATGTCAGACCGAGCCAAGATCTTTCTGCACAACGTCGACATGAAGCGTCGCGACCGCTTGGTTCGCCTGAGTAGCGCAAAACACAAAGGCGACTGA